A part of Colius striatus isolate bColStr4 chromosome 13, bColStr4.1.hap1, whole genome shotgun sequence genomic DNA contains:
- the LAS1L gene encoding ribosomal biogenesis protein LAS1L isoform X3 encodes MAGLSRRGASPGRRRPQAPRTVVAWRGRAEWDQVMVGLYCGDSRLQQEALDRVSAWKSRYGPKMPLAVDCTAELIRCKVLDSSGRLKSHELILSYGLALVRFVNLITERKQKMVSIPLRQLAREVDIPIWVVDLRHELTHGKLPRLALCRKGCDVVLDWLRKTYWSRQLGNTLCEESEDEDEEEEQEEVEVNAELDNDAWEIPTPQHEACQKHKEFHEKVRDVLMSYKNERFRAMQAVQSVSKSRELWSDSSSEVDWILAQIKDLMQENRETVAQALLSDGFLIPKMDCLKMLNIKYEASKEVCQFRIPQTFYCFWQPLLTGLLSRSFTQILIEKMFMELKECSDSSELRPQFLINWISELLTGIAKANAGKKRQTCNKPVSVKELFLHKVPLQWIRLTDNCLEAPCWATPHLLQLILSIMRPRLPRSSRKNLLYLASVYTEGSGPLSSAGLSSDCSEQPIYTIESLQWRARQENQVKSQGQTVEKQEDVLERHDGMEEVEEEEEEMVTETSPSEGLTHSRNMVAIAEKRAALQGSPWQITAALQN; translated from the exons ATGGCGGGGCTGTCGCGGCGGGGCGCGTCTCCGGGCCGCAGGCGGCCGCAGGCGCCGCGCACGGTGGTGGCGTGGCGGGGCCGGGCCGAGTGGGACCAGGTGATGGTGGGGCTGTACTGTGGCGACAGCCGCCTGCAGCAGGAAGCGCTGGACCGCGTCTCGGCCTGGAAGAGCCG ATATGGTCCCAAAATGCCTCTCGCAGTGGATTGCACCGCTGAACTGATTCGTTGCAAGGTCTTGGATTCGTCTGGCAGATTGAAGTCGCATGAGCTCATCCTCTCTTACGGACTGGCTCTGGTCAG GTTTGTCAACTTGatcacagaaaggaaacagaaaatggtCAGCATTCCTCTGAGACAATTAGCCAGAGAG GTGGACATCCCCATCTGGGTGGTGGATCTTCGTCACGAGCTGACCCACGGGAAGCTGCCGCGGCTGGCGCTGTGCCGCAAGG GTTGTGATGTTGTGCTGGACTGGCTGCGCAAGACGTATTGGAGCCGTCAGCTGGGCAATACTTTATGTGAAGAaagtgaggatgaggatgaagaagaggagcaggaagaggtgGAAGTAAATGCAGAGCTGGACAATGATGCGTGGGAGATTCCAACCCCGCAGCATGAGGCCTGTCAGAAACACAAGGAATTCCATG AAAAAGTCAGAGATGTGCTGATGTCCTACAAGAATGAGCGATTTCGG GCTATGCAGGCTGTGCAGTCTGTTTCAAAGTCTCGAGAGCTGTGGTCTGATTCCTCTTCAGAAGTGGACTGGATTTTGGCTCAAATTAAAGACCTGATGCAAGAGAACAG GGAGACAGTGGCTcaagctcttctcagtgatggcttTCTCATCCCAAAAATGGATTGTCTGAAGATGCTAAATATCAAGTATGAAG CCAGTAAAGAAGTATGTCAGTTCAGAATTCCCCAGACATTTTACTGCTTCTGGCAGCCTTTGCTGACAGGCCTCCTTTCCCGAAGTTTTACACAGATCCTGATAGAAAAAATGTTTATGGAGTTGAAGGAATGTTCTGACTCTTCAGAACTCCGTCCTCAGTTCTTGATCAACTGGATTTCTGAGTTGCTGACTGGCATTGCCAAAGCAAATGCTG ggaagaaaagacagaCCTGTAACAAACCGGTGTCCGTGAAGGAGTTGTTTCTCCATAAAGTTCCTTTGCAGTGGATAAGACTGACTGATAATTGCTTGGAAGCTCCCTGCTGGGCAACCCCACACCTTCTTCAGCT GATCCTCTCAATCATGAGACCTCGCTTGCCACGTTCTTCACGCAAGAACCTTCTCTATCTCGCTTCTGTTTACACAGAAGGAAGTGGCCCTTTGTCCAGTGCAGGCCTCTCTTCAGACTGCAGTGAACAGCCAATTTACACTATAGAGAGCTTACAGTGGAGGGCCAGGCAAGAAAATCAGGTTAAAAGTCAAGGTCAGACTGTAGAGAAACAAGAAGATGTGCTGGAGAGACATGATGGTATGGAGGAggtagaggaggaggaagaagagatggtAACTGAAACAAGTCCTTCCGAAGGACTTACTCATTCTCGTAACATGGTGGCTATTGCTGAGAAAAGGGCAGCACTGCAAGGATCTCCCTGGCAGATCACTGCAG ctctgcagaactGA
- the LAS1L gene encoding ribosomal biogenesis protein LAS1L isoform X2, whose protein sequence is MPLAVDCTAELIRCKVLDSSGRLKSHELILSYGLALVRFVNLITERKQKMVSIPLRQLAREVDIPIWVVDLRHELTHGKLPRLALCRKGCDVVLDWLRKTYWSRQLGNTLCEESEDEDEEEEQEEVEVNAELDNDAWEIPTPQHEACQKHKEFHEKVRDVLMSYKNERFRAMQAVQSVSKSRELWSDSSSEVDWILAQIKDLMQENRETVAQALLSDGFLIPKMDCLKMLNIKYEASKEVCQFRIPQTFYCFWQPLLTGLLSRSFTQILIEKMFMELKECSDSSELRPQFLINWISELLTGIAKANAGKKRQTCNKPVSVKELFLHKVPLQWIRLTDNCLEAPCWATPHLLQLILSIMRPRLPRSSRKNLLYLASVYTEGSGPLSSAGLSSDCSEQPIYTIESLQWRARQENQVKSQGQTVEKQEDVLERHDGMEEVEEEEEEMVTETSPSEGLTHSRNMVAIAEKRAALQGSPWQITADEVRWKDFPLGKLPGQTDDPDGLMLDNYSMMSLLDQPVRDEWKSPNMNSAELNMPVTGGLLWTQNDFHKIKSGLQLF, encoded by the exons ATGCCTCTCGCAGTGGATTGCACCGCTGAACTGATTCGTTGCAAGGTCTTGGATTCGTCTGGCAGATTGAAGTCGCATGAGCTCATCCTCTCTTACGGACTGGCTCTGGTCAG GTTTGTCAACTTGatcacagaaaggaaacagaaaatggtCAGCATTCCTCTGAGACAATTAGCCAGAGAG GTGGACATCCCCATCTGGGTGGTGGATCTTCGTCACGAGCTGACCCACGGGAAGCTGCCGCGGCTGGCGCTGTGCCGCAAGG GTTGTGATGTTGTGCTGGACTGGCTGCGCAAGACGTATTGGAGCCGTCAGCTGGGCAATACTTTATGTGAAGAaagtgaggatgaggatgaagaagaggagcaggaagaggtgGAAGTAAATGCAGAGCTGGACAATGATGCGTGGGAGATTCCAACCCCGCAGCATGAGGCCTGTCAGAAACACAAGGAATTCCATG AAAAAGTCAGAGATGTGCTGATGTCCTACAAGAATGAGCGATTTCGG GCTATGCAGGCTGTGCAGTCTGTTTCAAAGTCTCGAGAGCTGTGGTCTGATTCCTCTTCAGAAGTGGACTGGATTTTGGCTCAAATTAAAGACCTGATGCAAGAGAACAG GGAGACAGTGGCTcaagctcttctcagtgatggcttTCTCATCCCAAAAATGGATTGTCTGAAGATGCTAAATATCAAGTATGAAG CCAGTAAAGAAGTATGTCAGTTCAGAATTCCCCAGACATTTTACTGCTTCTGGCAGCCTTTGCTGACAGGCCTCCTTTCCCGAAGTTTTACACAGATCCTGATAGAAAAAATGTTTATGGAGTTGAAGGAATGTTCTGACTCTTCAGAACTCCGTCCTCAGTTCTTGATCAACTGGATTTCTGAGTTGCTGACTGGCATTGCCAAAGCAAATGCTG ggaagaaaagacagaCCTGTAACAAACCGGTGTCCGTGAAGGAGTTGTTTCTCCATAAAGTTCCTTTGCAGTGGATAAGACTGACTGATAATTGCTTGGAAGCTCCCTGCTGGGCAACCCCACACCTTCTTCAGCT GATCCTCTCAATCATGAGACCTCGCTTGCCACGTTCTTCACGCAAGAACCTTCTCTATCTCGCTTCTGTTTACACAGAAGGAAGTGGCCCTTTGTCCAGTGCAGGCCTCTCTTCAGACTGCAGTGAACAGCCAATTTACACTATAGAGAGCTTACAGTGGAGGGCCAGGCAAGAAAATCAGGTTAAAAGTCAAGGTCAGACTGTAGAGAAACAAGAAGATGTGCTGGAGAGACATGATGGTATGGAGGAggtagaggaggaggaagaagagatggtAACTGAAACAAGTCCTTCCGAAGGACTTACTCATTCTCGTAACATGGTGGCTATTGCTGAGAAAAGGGCAGCACTGCAAGGATCTCCCTGGCAGATCACTGCAG ATGAAGTACGATGGAAAGACTTTCCTCTTGGGAAGCTCCCAGGTCAGACAGATGACCCTGATGGTCTCATGTTGGATAATTATTCCATGATGTCCCTGCTTGATCAGCCAGTGAGAGATGAGTGGAAGTCTCCCAATATGAA ctctgcagaactGAATATGCCTGTGACAGGAGGATTGTTATGGACTCAGAATGACTTCCATAAAATAAAAAGTGGCCTTCAGCTTTTCTGA
- the ZC3H12B gene encoding probable ribonuclease ZC3H12B, with translation MTAWSMVGKLKMEKRHSREDRNVEQDAEECSPESEEWTSSESEPEQPYFRSSCSNTQWREKEVSTKLHRPLCRSPCLDRPSFSQSSITQDLKLDECKTNLDKEYQAKMDFALKLGYAGDQIQAVLNKLGADALINDVLAELVRLGNKSESEGQSSASSTTSTLLPRGPCPKEIASPELSLEDEVLDNSDNLRPIVIDGSNVAMSHGNKEGFSCRGIQLAVDWFLEKGHKDITVFVPAWRKEQSRPDAPITDQEILRKLEKEKILVFTPSRRVQGRRVVCYDDRFIVKLAFDSDGIIVSNDNYRDLQNEKPEWKKFIEERLLMYSFVNDKFMPPDDPLGRHGPSLENFLRKRPVIPEHKKQPCPYGKKCTYGHKCKYYHPERANQPQRSVADELRISAKLSAVKTMSEGALAKCGTGPSSSKGEISSEVKRIAPKRQSDPSIRSVAVEPEEKLSVARKSEASSVPSLVSALSVPTLPPPKSHAAGALNTRSASSPVPGSSQFMHQKSSLEHMSSVQYPPILVTNSHGNSVSYTDQYPKYESLGDHGYYSLLSDFSNLSISSIRNTDYYGADMDQGMYSRNSSPCPDNCLSHTSNDSYSSYNDLYLGVADASPEDNVKIHRLPSQNRLQPFSHGYHEALNRAQSYGSEEPKQSLRKQSVSHLGLHAQHPVVGARSSCPGEYPVPQNVHPSAAQPSRALVMTRMDSISDSRLYESNPARQRRPPLCREQHASWDPLPCTSDSYTYHSYPLSNSLMQPCYEPVMVRSMPEKMEQLWRNPWIGICGEPREPHIIPEHQYQTYKNLCNIFPPSIVLSVMEKNPHMTDAQQLAAMIVAKLRTGR, from the exons ATGACGGCCTGGTCTATGGTAGGGAAGCTGAAAATGGAGAAGAGGCACTCCAGAGAAGATAGAAATGTGGAACAAGATGCTGAGGAATGCAGTCCCGAATCTGAGGAATGGACGAGCTCAGAAAGTGAACCTGAACAACCATACTTCAGAAGCAGCTGTAGCAATACTCAGTGGAGAGAAAAGGAGGTTTCCACTAAACTACATCGGCCACTCTGTCGATCCCCTTGTTTGGATCGCCCAAGTTTTTCACAGAGCAGTATCACACAAGACTTGAAGCTAGATGAATGCAAAACAAATTTGGATAAGGAATACCAAGCTAAAATGGATTTTGCGTTAAAGCTTGGGTATGCAGGAGATCAGATCCAGGCTGTACTGAACAAACTGGGAGCAGATGCGCTCATCAATGATGTTCTGGCAGAGCTTGTGAGACTTGGCAACAAAAGTGAATCGGAGGGACAAAGCAGTGCCAGCAGTACCACTAGTACTCTGTTGCCGAGAGGCCCTTGCCCAAAGGAAATAGCAAGCCCCGAATTGTCCCTTGAAGATGAAGTTTTGGATAACAGCGATAACCTGAGACCAATCGTTATTGACGGAAGCAATGTGGCTATGAG CCATGGGAATAAAGAAGGATTCTCCTGCCGGGGAATTCAACTAGCTGTGGACTGGTTTCTGGAGAAAGGACATAAAGATATCACCGTATTTGTACCTGCATGGAGAAAAGAACAGTCCCGACCTGATGCACCAATTACAG ATCAAGAAATCTTGCGTaaattagagaaagaaaaaattcttgtTTTCACCCCATCTCGAAGAGTACAGGGAAGAAGGGTAGTTTGCTACGATGACCGGTTCATAGTAAAACTGGCTTTTGACTCGGATGGCATCATCGTATCAAATGACAACTACCGGGatcttcaaaatgaaaaaccaGAGTGGAAGAAGTTCATAGAGGAGCGGCTGCTAATGTATTCCTTTGTGAACGACAA ATTTATGCCTCCTGATGATCCTTTAGGACGCCACGGTCCAAGCCTTGAAAATTTCTTAAGGAAAAGGCCAGTTATTCCTGAACACAAGAAGCAACCGTGTCCTTATG gtaAAAAGTGCACCTATGGGCACAAATGTAAATATTACCACCCAGAACGGGCAAACCAGCCTCAAAGGTCAGTAGCGGATGAGCTTCGAATAAGTGCCAAATTATCTGCTGTGAAAACTAtgagtgagggagccttggccaAATGCGGTACAGGGCCATCCAGCTCCAAAGGAGAAATCAGTTCTGAAGTGAAACGCATTGCCCCAAAACGTCAGTCAGATCCAAGCATTAGATCAGtagctgtggagcctgaggaAAAGTTATCAGTAGCCCGGAAGTCGGAGGCCAGCTCTGTCCCGTCTCTGGTTTCTGCATTAAGTGTACCAACGCTCCCTCCACCAAAAAGCCATGCAGCTGGTGCATTAAATACTCGTTCTGCAAGCAGTCCGGTGCCAGGTTCCTCACAGTTCATGCATCAGAAATCCTCACTGGAACATATGTCCAGTGTGCAATATCCTCCTATACTAGTCACCAATAGCCATGGCAACTCAGTTAGCTATACCGACCAGTATCCCAAGTATGAATCTTTGGGGGACCATGGCTATTACTCCTTACTCAGTGATTTCTCCAACTTGAGCATAAGTAGTATCCGTAACACAGATTATTACGGGGCTGATATGGACCAGGGGATGTATTCTAGAAACTCAAGCCCCTGTCCTGACAATTGCTTAAGCCATACAAGTAATGATTCTTATTCCTCTTACAATGACTTGTATCTGGGTGTAGCAGATGCCAGTCCCGAAGACAATGTGAAGATCCACAGACTGCCATCGCAAAACCGTCTTCAGCCTTTTTCCCATGGTTACCATGAAGCCTTAAATAGAGCTCAGAGTTACGGAAGTGAAGAGCCTAAGCAATCCCTTCGCAAACAGTCAGTTTCCCACTTAGGCCTACATGCCCAGCATCCAGTTGTTGGAGCACGGTCCAGTTGTCCAGGAGAATACCCCGTGCCTCAAAACGTTCATCCGTCAGCTGCACAACCAAGCCGTGCCTTGGTCATGACAAGAATGGACAGTATTTCTGACTCTCGGCTTTATGAAAGTAACCCCGCGAGGCAGAGAAGGCCGCCTCTCTGTCGGGAGCAGCACGCGAGCTGGGATCCCTTACCATGCACATCGGACTCCTACACTTACCACTCGTATCCACTGAGCAACAGCCTCATGCAGCCGTGCTATGAACCCGTAATGGTAAGAAGCATGCCTGAGAAGATGGAGCAGCTGTGGAGGAACCCCTGGATTGGGATATGTGGTGAGCCACGGGAACCTCATATCATCCCAGAACATCAGTATCAAACATACAAGAACCTCTGCAATATTTTCCCTCCGAGCATTGTCCTTTCTGTGATGGAAAAGAATCCTCACATGACAGATGCACAACAGCTGGCAGCTATGATTGTTGCCAAATTAAGAACAGGGCGTTAA
- the LAS1L gene encoding ribosomal biogenesis protein LAS1L isoform X1, with the protein MAGLSRRGASPGRRRPQAPRTVVAWRGRAEWDQVMVGLYCGDSRLQQEALDRVSAWKSRYGPKMPLAVDCTAELIRCKVLDSSGRLKSHELILSYGLALVRFVNLITERKQKMVSIPLRQLAREVDIPIWVVDLRHELTHGKLPRLALCRKGCDVVLDWLRKTYWSRQLGNTLCEESEDEDEEEEQEEVEVNAELDNDAWEIPTPQHEACQKHKEFHEKVRDVLMSYKNERFRAMQAVQSVSKSRELWSDSSSEVDWILAQIKDLMQENRETVAQALLSDGFLIPKMDCLKMLNIKYEASKEVCQFRIPQTFYCFWQPLLTGLLSRSFTQILIEKMFMELKECSDSSELRPQFLINWISELLTGIAKANAGKKRQTCNKPVSVKELFLHKVPLQWIRLTDNCLEAPCWATPHLLQLILSIMRPRLPRSSRKNLLYLASVYTEGSGPLSSAGLSSDCSEQPIYTIESLQWRARQENQVKSQGQTVEKQEDVLERHDGMEEVEEEEEEMVTETSPSEGLTHSRNMVAIAEKRAALQGSPWQITADEVRWKDFPLGKLPGQTDDPDGLMLDNYSMMSLLDQPVRDEWKSPNMNSAELNMPVTGGLLWTQNDFHKIKSGLQLF; encoded by the exons ATGGCGGGGCTGTCGCGGCGGGGCGCGTCTCCGGGCCGCAGGCGGCCGCAGGCGCCGCGCACGGTGGTGGCGTGGCGGGGCCGGGCCGAGTGGGACCAGGTGATGGTGGGGCTGTACTGTGGCGACAGCCGCCTGCAGCAGGAAGCGCTGGACCGCGTCTCGGCCTGGAAGAGCCG ATATGGTCCCAAAATGCCTCTCGCAGTGGATTGCACCGCTGAACTGATTCGTTGCAAGGTCTTGGATTCGTCTGGCAGATTGAAGTCGCATGAGCTCATCCTCTCTTACGGACTGGCTCTGGTCAG GTTTGTCAACTTGatcacagaaaggaaacagaaaatggtCAGCATTCCTCTGAGACAATTAGCCAGAGAG GTGGACATCCCCATCTGGGTGGTGGATCTTCGTCACGAGCTGACCCACGGGAAGCTGCCGCGGCTGGCGCTGTGCCGCAAGG GTTGTGATGTTGTGCTGGACTGGCTGCGCAAGACGTATTGGAGCCGTCAGCTGGGCAATACTTTATGTGAAGAaagtgaggatgaggatgaagaagaggagcaggaagaggtgGAAGTAAATGCAGAGCTGGACAATGATGCGTGGGAGATTCCAACCCCGCAGCATGAGGCCTGTCAGAAACACAAGGAATTCCATG AAAAAGTCAGAGATGTGCTGATGTCCTACAAGAATGAGCGATTTCGG GCTATGCAGGCTGTGCAGTCTGTTTCAAAGTCTCGAGAGCTGTGGTCTGATTCCTCTTCAGAAGTGGACTGGATTTTGGCTCAAATTAAAGACCTGATGCAAGAGAACAG GGAGACAGTGGCTcaagctcttctcagtgatggcttTCTCATCCCAAAAATGGATTGTCTGAAGATGCTAAATATCAAGTATGAAG CCAGTAAAGAAGTATGTCAGTTCAGAATTCCCCAGACATTTTACTGCTTCTGGCAGCCTTTGCTGACAGGCCTCCTTTCCCGAAGTTTTACACAGATCCTGATAGAAAAAATGTTTATGGAGTTGAAGGAATGTTCTGACTCTTCAGAACTCCGTCCTCAGTTCTTGATCAACTGGATTTCTGAGTTGCTGACTGGCATTGCCAAAGCAAATGCTG ggaagaaaagacagaCCTGTAACAAACCGGTGTCCGTGAAGGAGTTGTTTCTCCATAAAGTTCCTTTGCAGTGGATAAGACTGACTGATAATTGCTTGGAAGCTCCCTGCTGGGCAACCCCACACCTTCTTCAGCT GATCCTCTCAATCATGAGACCTCGCTTGCCACGTTCTTCACGCAAGAACCTTCTCTATCTCGCTTCTGTTTACACAGAAGGAAGTGGCCCTTTGTCCAGTGCAGGCCTCTCTTCAGACTGCAGTGAACAGCCAATTTACACTATAGAGAGCTTACAGTGGAGGGCCAGGCAAGAAAATCAGGTTAAAAGTCAAGGTCAGACTGTAGAGAAACAAGAAGATGTGCTGGAGAGACATGATGGTATGGAGGAggtagaggaggaggaagaagagatggtAACTGAAACAAGTCCTTCCGAAGGACTTACTCATTCTCGTAACATGGTGGCTATTGCTGAGAAAAGGGCAGCACTGCAAGGATCTCCCTGGCAGATCACTGCAG ATGAAGTACGATGGAAAGACTTTCCTCTTGGGAAGCTCCCAGGTCAGACAGATGACCCTGATGGTCTCATGTTGGATAATTATTCCATGATGTCCCTGCTTGATCAGCCAGTGAGAGATGAGTGGAAGTCTCCCAATATGAA ctctgcagaactGAATATGCCTGTGACAGGAGGATTGTTATGGACTCAGAATGACTTCCATAAAATAAAAAGTGGCCTTCAGCTTTTCTGA